From one Nocardioides sp. Kera G14 genomic stretch:
- a CDS encoding type II secretion system F family protein gives MVLITLLGSVGAAVLALVGIRALVAFSAERRRSAAHAADYTAETTTRAFVRADRRFRRTRVGRLIERELALAGIDRRPLALFLIAVAVAVVAAYILWTALAPLLSVFGLAAGVFGLRAFLERAKDRRLQAFILQMPELARVLANATNAGLSIQTAISLAADELAPPAKVELQHVADALRFGTDLESALDTMGERLPSREVAVLVSTMIVCARSGGSLVTSLRDIAETLEERKETRREVRTTLAQSVATGYTVIVLGIGILFLLNALQPGSVRAMTVNPIGQIALLVSAGLFVGGFMMIRRMTRIDV, from the coding sequence ATGGTCCTGATCACGCTGCTCGGCTCGGTCGGCGCTGCGGTCCTGGCGCTGGTCGGCATCCGCGCTCTCGTTGCCTTCTCCGCTGAGCGGCGTCGATCGGCGGCCCATGCGGCCGACTACACCGCCGAGACGACGACGCGAGCCTTCGTCCGTGCCGACCGGCGGTTCCGGCGTACCAGGGTCGGCCGCCTCATCGAGCGCGAGCTGGCCCTGGCGGGCATCGATCGGCGCCCGTTGGCCCTCTTCCTCATCGCCGTCGCGGTGGCGGTCGTCGCCGCCTACATCCTGTGGACAGCTCTGGCCCCGCTCCTCTCGGTCTTCGGCCTCGCGGCCGGCGTCTTCGGCCTGCGCGCCTTCCTCGAGCGGGCCAAGGATCGGCGCCTGCAGGCCTTCATCCTCCAGATGCCCGAGCTCGCGCGGGTCCTTGCCAATGCCACGAACGCCGGCCTCTCGATCCAGACCGCGATCAGCCTCGCCGCCGACGAGCTGGCGCCGCCGGCCAAGGTCGAGCTGCAGCACGTCGCCGACGCGCTCCGCTTCGGCACCGACCTCGAATCGGCTCTCGACACCATGGGCGAGCGGCTCCCGTCGCGCGAGGTGGCCGTCCTGGTGTCCACGATGATCGTCTGTGCCCGCTCGGGTGGCTCCTTGGTCACGTCACTGCGGGACATCGCCGAGACGCTCGAGGAGCGCAAGGAGACCCGGCGCGAGGTCCGCACCACGCTCGCCCAGTCGGTCGCCACCGGCTACACCGTGATCGTCCTGGGCATCGGGATCCTCTTCCTGCTCAATGCGCTCCAGCCGGGGTCGGTCAGAGCGATGACCGTCAACCCGATCGGGCAGATCGCCCTGCTGGTCTCCGCCGGACTCTTCGTCGGCGGCTTCATGATGATCCGACGCATGACACGGATCGACGTATGA
- a CDS encoding response regulator, whose translation MTDDLALPLPVISEGPVSVLIVDDNTVVRRGLRSLLEISDGIEVVGEASDGVLAESMVRTLHPDVVLLDVRMPRQDGIQTARAIAAETTVIMMTFTDEPDHIRAALSAGASGYLVHGSFDANTLAHTIRSVLLGAGAFSAQALAALRDPGPAARPAVDRKSFGLSERQAELMDLIAKGHSNGDIAGELFLAEKTVKNHINAIFARLGVASRAEAIALWLGTNGS comes from the coding sequence GTGACCGACGACCTCGCCCTGCCATTGCCCGTGATCTCCGAGGGGCCGGTGTCGGTCCTGATCGTCGACGACAACACCGTCGTACGACGGGGCCTGCGCAGCCTCCTGGAGATCTCCGACGGCATCGAGGTCGTGGGCGAGGCGAGCGACGGCGTCCTGGCCGAGTCGATGGTCCGCACCCTCCATCCGGACGTGGTGCTGCTCGACGTACGCATGCCGCGCCAGGACGGGATCCAGACCGCCCGCGCCATCGCGGCGGAGACCACGGTGATCATGATGACCTTCACCGACGAGCCCGACCACATCCGAGCCGCCCTGTCGGCGGGCGCGAGCGGTTACCTCGTGCACGGATCCTTCGACGCCAACACGCTGGCCCACACGATCCGCAGCGTGCTCCTCGGCGCCGGCGCGTTCTCGGCGCAGGCCCTGGCGGCGTTGCGGGACCCCGGCCCTGCGGCGCGGCCGGCGGTCGACCGGAAGTCGTTCGGCCTGAGTGAGCGGCAGGCGGAGTTGATGGACCTGATCGCGAAGGGCCACAGCAACGGCGACATCGCAGGTGAGCTCTTCCTCGCGGAGAAGACCGTGAAGAACCACATCAACGCCATCTTCGCGCGGCTCGGTGTCGCCAGCCGGGCCGAGGCGATCGCGCTGTGGCTGGGCACGAACGGGTCCTGA
- a CDS encoding AAA family ATPase — MTTIVLGATDQAVVSELRRALNEVPDADIAGIGESTPEVSALAMRLQAEVVILHDALGPESAPDVVRDIVSRTPATAVLVVNSSGDVASALATMEAGAKGVISWPMLHEDIVSKVTAAAEWSGRMGSLLSGATVDTERELGRHGRVTAFTGAKGGVGTTTVATHLALDLKRRVPGTKVCIVDLDLQAGDVAGILEARQRVSIADVAKVAEDLSPATVLDALVEHESGVSLLLAPPQVADSEFVTPTSVRAILGMLRREFDAIIVDGGAHVTPAQAAAVEIADEAIVLVTPDVLAMRAFRRAVTDWEGLGVRTEADLRVLVNRVSRDDVLNVDAIAKLTSAPLVSTSLPAMFRRLERGVNARNPEEVRESVWWDALEKIGAEIGVVTAAQPPAAVGSEPGRRRSAARPARSARGGRRNRDKQGGQAAVETVAVMPLVLVIVLLVWQLGLTAFTFTWADHASNVAARTYSMGASDAEVREAARDAAPSGWGSRVDVSIAGGTVTVSTQVPLLCLRCGALPASISQSTKVVQEP, encoded by the coding sequence GTGACCACCATCGTCCTGGGAGCAACGGATCAGGCCGTCGTCTCGGAACTGCGACGAGCACTCAACGAGGTGCCGGACGCGGACATCGCCGGTATCGGCGAGTCCACGCCTGAGGTGTCCGCCCTCGCGATGCGCCTCCAGGCCGAGGTCGTGATCCTGCACGACGCGCTCGGGCCCGAAAGCGCCCCCGACGTCGTACGCGACATCGTCTCCCGTACGCCGGCCACCGCTGTCCTGGTGGTGAACTCCAGCGGCGACGTGGCCAGTGCGCTCGCCACGATGGAGGCCGGCGCCAAGGGCGTGATCTCCTGGCCCATGCTGCACGAGGACATCGTGTCCAAGGTGACCGCCGCGGCCGAATGGTCCGGTCGGATGGGGTCCCTGCTCTCCGGCGCCACGGTGGACACCGAGCGCGAGCTCGGCCGTCATGGCCGGGTGACCGCCTTCACCGGCGCGAAGGGCGGCGTCGGTACGACGACAGTCGCGACCCACCTCGCGCTCGACCTCAAGCGACGTGTTCCCGGCACGAAGGTCTGCATCGTCGACCTTGACCTCCAGGCCGGCGACGTCGCAGGGATCCTCGAAGCACGCCAGCGGGTCTCCATCGCCGACGTCGCGAAGGTCGCCGAGGACCTCTCGCCGGCCACCGTCCTCGACGCGCTGGTCGAGCACGAGTCCGGCGTCTCCCTGCTCCTGGCACCACCCCAGGTCGCCGACAGTGAGTTCGTGACGCCCACGTCCGTGCGCGCCATCCTCGGGATGCTGCGCCGTGAGTTCGACGCGATCATCGTGGACGGCGGTGCCCACGTGACACCGGCGCAGGCCGCCGCGGTGGAGATCGCGGACGAGGCGATCGTGCTCGTGACGCCGGACGTGCTCGCCATGCGCGCCTTCCGTCGCGCCGTGACGGACTGGGAGGGGCTCGGCGTCCGCACCGAGGCCGACCTCCGGGTGCTGGTGAACCGCGTCTCGCGTGACGACGTCCTCAACGTCGACGCCATCGCGAAGTTGACCAGCGCCCCGCTGGTCTCCACCAGCCTGCCCGCGATGTTCCGCCGTCTGGAGCGGGGGGTGAACGCACGCAACCCGGAGGAGGTCCGGGAGTCGGTCTGGTGGGATGCACTGGAGAAGATCGGTGCCGAGATCGGCGTCGTCACTGCCGCCCAACCGCCTGCAGCAGTCGGGTCCGAGCCCGGCAGGCGCAGGTCCGCGGCGCGGCCCGCCCGCTCCGCGCGAGGAGGCCGCCGCAACCGGGACAAGCAGGGCGGCCAGGCGGCGGTCGAGACGGTCGCCGTCATGCCGCTCGTCCTGGTGATCGTCCTCTTGGTCTGGCAACTCGGCCTGACGGCCTTCACGTTCACCTGGGCGGACCACGCCTCCAATGTCGCTGCGCGCACCTACTCGATGGGCGCCTCGGATGCGGAGGTCCGCGAGGCGGCCCGTGATGCCGCCCCCTCGGGTTGGGGGTCGCGGGTCGACGTGAGCATCGCCGGGGGCACGGTGACGGTGAGCACTCAGGTCCCGCTCCTGTGTCTGCGCTGCGGTGCCCTGCCGGCCTCGATCAGCCAGAGCACCAAGGTGGTGCAGGAGCCGTGA
- a CDS encoding pilus assembly protein TadG-related protein, with translation MSLLSITIVMVVAFAVFGIFLMGRGVNDKTEAQTAADAAALAGAQDLVGNVKTLLQGLTDKTDLGGIGNCNDGKARASDYAEKNGASLTDYCFDSASGEVSVSVTLDHDVSADLGPAKASATATTGLDLNDCHWDSSDTPTPPPTEAPTATATGTPTASATPTETPSPDPVPTSLTCGELVVNYLWKWDGTAWNLTLDGDVDTDDLKPHLVG, from the coding sequence ATGTCCCTCCTCTCGATCACGATCGTCATGGTCGTGGCCTTCGCCGTGTTCGGGATCTTCCTGATGGGCCGCGGCGTCAACGACAAGACGGAGGCGCAGACGGCTGCCGACGCCGCTGCTCTGGCCGGCGCGCAGGACCTGGTCGGCAATGTGAAGACCCTCCTCCAGGGCCTGACCGACAAGACGGACCTCGGTGGCATCGGCAACTGCAACGACGGCAAGGCCCGGGCCAGCGACTATGCGGAGAAGAACGGCGCCAGCCTGACGGACTACTGCTTCGACTCCGCCAGCGGCGAGGTGAGCGTCAGCGTCACGCTCGACCACGACGTCAGTGCGGATCTCGGTCCCGCCAAGGCGTCAGCCACGGCGACGACCGGGCTCGACCTCAACGACTGCCACTGGGATTCATCAGATACGCCCACCCCGCCGCCGACGGAGGCCCCTACGGCGACGGCAACCGGAACGCCGACCGCGTCTGCGACGCCTACGGAGACGCCTTCCCCGGACCCCGTCCCAACGAGCCTCACCTGCGGTGAGCTGGTGGTGAACTACCTCTGGAAGTGGGACGGCACGGCTTGGAACCTCACGCTCGACGGTGACGTGGACACCGACGACCTCAAGCCCCACCTCGTCGGCTGA
- a CDS encoding type II secretion system F family protein — protein sequence MTNVMLLVPGLAVAVAAVLACVGYRQMRADTAEGLGLDDLRVLRPEQRRNAAGEGPVGRLASRLAPSVRRRLPTPATEWLQRQVDLAGRPDGMSVDSVLRMMLMWFLIVSPLLFIELFSGSLLLLVLALAVPVIMPLARVSRFQRLRREALDRDLPDFLDVLAVTVGAGVGFRPALRRVSERFGGPLAVEMTLALSQVQHGASVRSAFESLRDRSDSEALAQFVTAFLQTDELGAPLVEALNQIALDMRRESAQRMRRKAARVAPRVTLVTSLILVPGTLIPLMVGMFLGSGINVGDVFGGS from the coding sequence ATGACCAACGTGATGCTCCTCGTTCCCGGGCTGGCGGTCGCCGTCGCCGCCGTACTCGCCTGCGTCGGCTACCGCCAGATGCGAGCCGACACGGCCGAGGGGCTGGGACTCGACGACCTCCGGGTGCTCCGCCCGGAACAGCGTCGCAACGCCGCCGGTGAGGGCCCGGTGGGACGCCTCGCGAGCCGGCTGGCCCCGAGCGTACGTCGACGCCTGCCCACCCCCGCGACGGAGTGGCTGCAGCGACAGGTCGACCTCGCCGGCCGCCCCGACGGGATGTCCGTGGACTCCGTCCTGCGGATGATGCTGATGTGGTTCCTGATCGTGTCGCCGCTGCTCTTCATCGAGCTGTTCAGCGGCAGCCTGCTGCTGCTCGTCCTGGCGCTCGCTGTTCCGGTGATCATGCCGTTGGCGCGCGTGAGCCGGTTCCAACGGCTGCGCCGCGAGGCACTCGATCGGGACCTGCCCGACTTCCTCGACGTCCTGGCCGTCACCGTCGGCGCCGGCGTCGGCTTCCGCCCCGCGCTGCGGCGCGTCTCGGAGCGCTTCGGCGGCCCGCTCGCCGTCGAGATGACGCTGGCGCTGAGCCAGGTGCAGCACGGTGCCTCGGTGCGCAGCGCCTTCGAGAGCCTTCGTGACCGCAGTGACTCCGAGGCGCTCGCCCAGTTCGTCACCGCCTTCCTCCAGACCGACGAGCTCGGCGCCCCCCTCGTCGAGGCGCTGAACCAGATCGCCCTGGACATGCGACGCGAGTCGGCCCAGCGGATGCGCCGCAAAGCGGCTCGCGTGGCGCCGCGGGTCACCCTCGTGACCAGTCTCATCCTCGTTCCCGGCACCCTGATCCCCTTGATGGTCGGCATGTTCCTCGGCAGCGGCATCAACGTCGGCGACGTCTTCGGGGGGTCGTGA
- a CDS encoding sensor histidine kinase has translation MRQDAHELSTLVRYAFVLRLVTILASLFAFSDRQLTVTTAVAITVLLGVGLVGLISASAPAILESHPILVALDAAVMTATMVAIGTDTPLVLVALSTSVIIGVTLPPVSAGLAGLVLVTGYVTATWASGGDSRSFTTLFSFPFTLVCVMGLCEVYRMLATRARRSEQALNHALTSAAASAERARLARELHDSTAKTLQGLSLSASSLDVWIDRDPPRAALVAHEIAEAADDAVQQLRELLSMLRQDDLALPFHKALCGMAADLCRRYDVELVTHIEPVDVSAPGARYELLAAAKEALMNALTHSGTTRIWLELRQLHGDVHLEVRDIGTGFDPSVLPDREREGHFGVRGFSERLALVGGHADVQTRAGEGTTVHFVLPGMVRSLA, from the coding sequence ATGCGCCAGGACGCCCACGAGCTCAGCACGCTCGTCCGCTACGCCTTCGTACTCCGCCTCGTCACGATCCTGGCCAGCCTCTTCGCCTTCAGCGACCGGCAGCTCACCGTGACCACGGCCGTGGCGATCACGGTCCTGCTCGGAGTCGGGCTGGTCGGCCTCATCTCCGCGTCGGCCCCGGCCATCCTCGAGAGTCACCCCATCCTGGTCGCGCTCGACGCGGCGGTCATGACGGCGACCATGGTGGCCATCGGTACCGACACCCCGTTGGTGCTCGTGGCTCTCAGCACGAGCGTGATCATCGGGGTGACCCTGCCGCCCGTGTCCGCGGGCCTGGCGGGTCTCGTCCTCGTGACCGGTTACGTCACGGCTACCTGGGCCTCCGGCGGTGACAGCCGCAGCTTCACCACCTTGTTCAGCTTCCCCTTCACCCTCGTCTGCGTGATGGGGCTGTGCGAGGTCTATCGCATGCTCGCGACCCGCGCACGGCGCTCCGAGCAGGCCCTCAACCACGCGCTCACCAGCGCCGCCGCCTCCGCCGAACGCGCACGCCTCGCCCGCGAGCTGCATGACTCCACGGCCAAGACGCTGCAGGGCCTCTCCCTCTCGGCCAGCTCGCTCGACGTCTGGATAGACCGTGACCCTCCCCGGGCCGCCCTCGTCGCCCACGAGATCGCCGAGGCGGCCGACGACGCCGTCCAGCAGCTCCGCGAGCTGCTCTCGATGCTGCGCCAGGACGACCTGGCGCTGCCGTTCCACAAGGCGCTGTGCGGGATGGCCGCCGATCTCTGCCGCCGGTACGACGTCGAGCTGGTCACCCACATCGAGCCGGTGGACGTCTCCGCACCCGGTGCCCGCTACGAGCTGCTCGCCGCCGCCAAGGAGGCGCTGATGAACGCGTTGACCCACTCAGGCACGACCCGGATATGGCTCGAACTGCGCCAGCTGCACGGCGACGTGCACCTCGAGGTCCGCGACATCGGAACCGGCTTCGATCCCAGTGTCCTCCCCGATCGTGAGCGGGAGGGCCACTTCGGAGTCCGCGGGTTCAGCGAGCGACTCGCGCTCGTGGGCGGCCATGCCGATGTCCAGACCCGCGCGGGCGAGGGCACCACGGTCCACTTCGTCCTTCCCGGCATGGTGAGGAGCCTCGCGTGA
- a CDS encoding DUF192 domain-containing protein, whose amino-acid sequence MGRSRPVFGPGAQQLLCDDRPVAPLAVADTVRSRRRGLLGTSGVDGALWLTRCPSVHMIGMRYPIDVAVVDRDGIVLEVRTLRPWTGLTLPRLRASACVEAAAGAMAEWGVRPGSRLAAGA is encoded by the coding sequence ATGGGACGCAGCAGACCGGTCTTCGGGCCCGGCGCCCAGCAGCTGCTCTGCGACGACCGGCCGGTTGCGCCTCTTGCCGTGGCGGACACGGTGCGTAGCCGGCGACGCGGGCTGCTCGGCACGTCGGGCGTCGACGGCGCGCTGTGGCTGACGCGTTGTCCGAGCGTGCACATGATCGGGATGCGCTATCCCATCGATGTCGCCGTCGTCGATCGTGACGGGATCGTGCTCGAGGTCCGCACGCTGAGGCCGTGGACCGGCCTCACCCTGCCCCGGCTTCGTGCGTCTGCGTGCGTCGAGGCGGCCGCGGGAGCGATGGCCGAGTGGGGCGTCAGGCCCGGCAGTCGCCTCGCCGCCGGCGCCTGA
- a CDS encoding vWA domain-containing protein, with protein sequence MGIIVRPVLMAIAVACLALAPTLRAYADDSSDTGAGEPTRLILLLDSSGSMKEAAAGGTKIGAARRALTQVIGGLPEDAPVGLRVFGAKVFKRTDPGACEDTQLVVPVGTDNRDALSAAVPAYKPWGETPIPAALKAAAGDLGDEGSRSIMLVSDGESTCGDPCPVAKDLARTGIDLTINVVGLAVTGKARQQLQCIADAGNGTYYDADSAADIESTLEHVATRAMRPFTITGQPIVGGTESTPTPVTVGDWSSKVPAGEVSQHYVFTRKKAGSAVRVAVYHQMAGEGIRLTTIHVVGPDGTRCEWGVGMSGHNLDFRAPLAAENGFGGPGAVKACDGPGDYRIDIDFGSAEAADRPYGLRVVEEPPLADTSTSTASASPEPTPTLTALPPAATATPVVGASGFSDAPEIMPGTWSSTIVPGEFDVFRFHLDYGQSARVSVVVPKLSDALQSKVSVDELSVTASLFSPMYGELPNLDSRTQAEYLGQGDNDPLLLGTLPVSAAHIGSSMQAGTSLSGDYYLGVGSGTADASYEFPFTITLEIDGEAQPGPTYADGETWTLADGLDPSAGQQSGDTRPGEGSTKATDSKAPLIGGGVAALVVIAGVGAWLVSRRRGRGAAG encoded by the coding sequence ATGGGGATCATCGTCCGTCCTGTCCTGATGGCGATTGCCGTGGCATGCCTCGCCCTCGCACCGACCCTTCGCGCGTACGCCGACGACAGCTCCGACACAGGCGCCGGCGAGCCCACGCGCCTGATCCTCCTGCTCGACTCCTCGGGATCGATGAAGGAAGCGGCGGCGGGCGGCACCAAGATCGGCGCAGCCCGTCGCGCACTGACCCAGGTCATCGGTGGGTTGCCGGAGGACGCGCCGGTCGGCCTGCGGGTCTTCGGCGCGAAGGTCTTCAAGCGCACCGACCCCGGAGCCTGCGAGGACACGCAGCTCGTCGTCCCGGTGGGCACGGACAATCGGGACGCGCTGAGCGCCGCGGTGCCGGCGTACAAGCCGTGGGGTGAGACGCCCATCCCGGCGGCCCTCAAGGCGGCGGCGGGAGACCTGGGCGACGAGGGGAGCCGGTCGATCATGCTCGTCTCCGACGGTGAGTCGACCTGCGGTGACCCGTGCCCGGTGGCGAAGGACCTGGCCAGGACGGGCATCGATCTGACGATCAACGTGGTCGGTCTCGCCGTCACGGGCAAGGCGCGGCAGCAGCTCCAGTGCATCGCCGACGCGGGCAACGGCACCTACTACGACGCGGACTCCGCGGCCGACATCGAGTCGACGCTCGAGCATGTGGCGACCCGTGCGATGCGGCCGTTCACCATCACGGGCCAGCCGATCGTGGGCGGCACGGAGTCCACCCCCACGCCCGTGACGGTGGGCGACTGGAGCTCGAAGGTCCCGGCCGGCGAGGTCAGCCAGCACTACGTCTTCACCCGGAAGAAGGCGGGCTCGGCCGTGCGGGTCGCGGTCTACCACCAGATGGCCGGTGAGGGCATCAGGCTCACGACGATCCACGTCGTAGGGCCGGACGGCACCCGCTGCGAATGGGGCGTCGGGATGAGCGGCCACAACCTCGACTTCCGGGCACCGCTGGCGGCCGAGAACGGCTTCGGCGGTCCGGGGGCCGTCAAGGCCTGCGACGGGCCGGGCGACTACCGGATCGACATCGACTTCGGCAGCGCCGAGGCCGCTGATCGGCCCTACGGTCTCCGGGTCGTCGAGGAGCCGCCGCTGGCGGACACGTCGACGTCGACGGCCAGCGCGTCCCCCGAGCCCACGCCGACTCTCACTGCCCTCCCTCCGGCAGCCACCGCGACGCCGGTCGTCGGCGCCTCGGGCTTCAGTGACGCGCCTGAGATCATGCCGGGCACGTGGAGCAGCACGATCGTCCCTGGCGAGTTCGACGTGTTCCGCTTCCACCTCGACTACGGCCAGTCGGCTCGGGTCTCGGTGGTGGTGCCGAAGCTCAGCGATGCGCTGCAGTCGAAGGTCAGCGTGGATGAACTCTCCGTCACCGCTTCACTCTTCTCACCGATGTACGGCGAGCTGCCCAACCTCGACAGCCGCACCCAGGCGGAGTACCTGGGCCAAGGCGACAACGACCCGTTGTTGCTCGGCACCCTGCCCGTCAGCGCGGCGCACATCGGCTCGTCGATGCAGGCGGGGACGAGCCTCAGCGGTGACTACTACCTCGGCGTCGGTTCGGGGACCGCCGACGCGTCCTACGAGTTCCCGTTCACCATCACGTTGGAGATCGACGGCGAGGCGCAGCCCGGGCCCACGTACGCCGACGGCGAGACGTGGACGCTGGCCGACGGCCTCGATCCTTCCGCCGGTCAGCAGTCCGGCGACACCCGTCCGGGAGAGGGCAGCACCAAGGCCACCGACTCCAAGGCGCCGCTCATCGGTGGCGGGGTCGCGGCTCTCGTGGTGATCGCCGGCGTCGGCGCCTGGCTGGTCAGCCGACGCCGGGGGCGCGGCGCTGCCGGCTGA
- a CDS encoding CpaF family protein has protein sequence MSYRGFSGVGATGPKDVDRESSDELLVRRLKRLLLEEVDLQEVGRLDEASRRGRLERVLNHLVSREGIILSTRERTSLVRRVVDEAVGLGVLEPILADPTVSEIMINGHDTIYVERQGVLERIASGFTNDEQLMQTIDRIVSTVNRRVDESSPMVDARLPADSRLPRGARVNVILPPLALRGPTVTIRLFPKALGMDELRARGAMDEPTAELMAACVRARLNIVVSGGTASGKTTMLNAMGAFVPGHERIVTIEDAAELALPQEHVVQLETRPPNVEGRGQVTIRDLVRNALRMRPDRIIVGECRGGEALDMLQAMNTGHEGSLTTVHANTTDDALSRLETMASMSEVEIPFHALREQVNSAIDIVVQLVRSPDGTRRIVEIGFLASRGRNEFQLSRIVHWDPHLLDARGHKGGFVRHPLPPRMVERLRDAGEPLPAGFAEMDAAHPGDSGGGVAWS, from the coding sequence ATGAGCTACCGCGGCTTCTCCGGTGTCGGGGCGACCGGTCCGAAGGACGTCGACCGCGAGAGCTCGGACGAGCTGCTCGTTCGCCGGCTCAAGCGCCTGCTGCTCGAGGAGGTCGACCTCCAGGAGGTCGGTCGGCTCGACGAGGCGTCCCGCCGTGGCCGTCTCGAACGTGTGCTCAACCACCTCGTCTCGCGCGAGGGCATCATCCTCAGCACTCGCGAGCGCACCAGCCTCGTGCGGCGCGTCGTCGACGAAGCCGTCGGTCTCGGCGTCCTCGAACCGATCCTCGCCGACCCGACCGTCAGCGAGATCATGATCAATGGGCACGACACGATCTACGTCGAACGCCAAGGCGTGCTCGAGCGGATCGCGTCGGGATTCACCAACGACGAGCAGCTGATGCAGACGATCGACCGCATCGTGTCGACGGTCAACCGCCGGGTCGACGAGTCGAGCCCGATGGTCGATGCGCGTCTCCCTGCCGACTCGCGCCTGCCTCGCGGCGCCCGTGTCAATGTCATCCTGCCGCCGCTGGCCCTGCGCGGGCCGACCGTGACGATCCGGCTCTTCCCGAAGGCGCTCGGCATGGACGAGCTCCGCGCCCGGGGCGCGATGGACGAGCCGACGGCCGAGCTGATGGCAGCCTGTGTCCGGGCACGCCTCAACATCGTCGTCTCCGGCGGTACGGCGTCGGGCAAGACGACCATGCTCAACGCGATGGGTGCCTTCGTGCCGGGTCACGAGCGCATCGTGACGATCGAGGACGCCGCCGAGCTCGCGCTGCCGCAGGAGCACGTGGTCCAGCTCGAGACCCGCCCGCCCAACGTGGAGGGTCGCGGCCAGGTGACCATCCGTGATCTCGTCCGGAACGCACTCCGTATGCGGCCCGACCGCATCATCGTCGGTGAGTGCCGTGGTGGTGAGGCGCTCGACATGCTGCAGGCGATGAACACGGGTCACGAGGGCTCGCTCACCACGGTGCACGCCAACACGACGGACGACGCGCTCTCCCGGCTGGAGACGATGGCCTCGATGTCGGAGGTGGAGATCCCGTTCCACGCACTGCGTGAGCAGGTCAATTCAGCCATCGACATCGTCGTCCAGCTGGTCCGCAGTCCCGACGGCACGCGACGGATCGTCGAGATCGGCTTCCTCGCCTCGCGCGGTCGCAACGAGTTCCAGCTGAGCCGCATCGTGCACTGGGACCCGCATCTCCTGGATGCGCGGGGCCACAAGGGTGGCTTCGTCCGGCATCCGTTGCCGCCGCGGATGGTGGAGCGCCTCCGGGATGCCGGTGAGCCACTGCCGGCCGGTTTCGCCGAGATGGATGCGGCGCATCCGGGTGACAGCGGGGGAGGGGTGGCATGGTCCTGA
- a CDS encoding TadE/TadG family type IV pilus assembly protein yields the protein MSRRSRGGRGSASIELVAMVPILLVVALVVLQLGVAAWTAAEAQEAARQAARAKSLGESASSAAEDALPGALSVASIGVSGETVTLQVQVPRVSPLPVFTVTRDATMPEQP from the coding sequence GTGAGCAGGCGATCTCGGGGTGGACGCGGCTCGGCCAGCATCGAGCTGGTGGCGATGGTTCCGATCCTGCTCGTCGTGGCACTGGTGGTGCTGCAGCTCGGCGTCGCCGCCTGGACAGCGGCCGAGGCCCAGGAGGCCGCTCGGCAGGCGGCGCGTGCGAAGAGCCTCGGTGAGTCGGCCTCCAGCGCGGCGGAGGATGCCCTGCCCGGCGCGCTGTCGGTGGCCTCGATCGGTGTCTCGGGGGAGACGGTGACGCTGCAGGTGCAGGTGCCGCGGGTCTCGCCGCTGCCCGTCTTCACCGTGACCCGCGACGCGACGATGCCGGAGCAGCCATGA